A stretch of Syntrophaceae bacterium DNA encodes these proteins:
- a CDS encoding acyl-CoA thioesterase: MGDSRPPTHIVTRLVKGADLNHHGTLFAGRNAEWFVESGFIAAAGLTSPANILCVNIHGLVFKKPVPSGSIIRYESRIVRAGRTSLLAYIQVFLQNDMRLLVDGFLTFVHVDRDDRPIPHGIVIPEHPDDLPILERLRTISA; this comes from the coding sequence ATGGGCGATTCCAGGCCTCCCACGCACATCGTCACCCGCCTCGTCAAGGGCGCGGACCTGAACCACCACGGCACCCTCTTCGCCGGACGGAACGCCGAGTGGTTTGTCGAATCGGGATTCATCGCCGCCGCCGGCCTCACCTCACCGGCGAACATTCTTTGCGTCAACATCCACGGGCTGGTGTTCAAGAAACCCGTGCCGAGCGGCTCCATCATCCGCTACGAGAGCCGCATCGTCAGGGCGGGGCGGACCAGCCTTCTGGCCTATATCCAGGTGTTCCTGCAGAACGACATGAGGCTGCTCGTGGACGGATTCCTGACGTTTGTGCACGTGGACCGGGATGATCGGCCCATCCCCCACGGCATCGTTATTCCGGAGCATCCGGACGATCTTCCCATCCTGGAGCGGCTCCGGACCATTTCCGCATGA
- a CDS encoding SnoaL-like domain-containing protein has product MKATPTTWRFGLLFTSLSAFLIVTAAFLYGPPAAGAANASSRAVEEAMITFDQFIDLYIKKDLKGIMALHDADVTAIGTNRDEQFIGREALGRAYARDFARIDRIKSIGWSVLSSGAQGSVVWVAADLRISCVIGGAPQSVGGRLTTVLRKKSKSWQIVQTHYSLPADRIVRMDALVTFGQIDVNDDGKISFEEIKIWVRDVTPESFRNADRNGDGYLNREEYELLRKK; this is encoded by the coding sequence ATGAAAGCGACACCGACCACTTGGAGATTCGGACTTCTTTTCACCTCTCTATCGGCGTTTCTGATTGTAACGGCCGCGTTCCTTTACGGTCCGCCTGCCGCCGGCGCCGCCAATGCCTCCTCCCGGGCCGTCGAGGAAGCCATGATCACCTTCGACCAATTCATCGACCTCTACATCAAGAAGGACCTGAAAGGGATCATGGCCCTTCATGACGCGGACGTCACGGCCATCGGCACGAACCGGGACGAGCAGTTCATCGGAAGGGAAGCGCTGGGCAGGGCCTATGCCCGGGATTTCGCCCGGATCGACCGGATCAAGTCGATCGGCTGGTCCGTCCTGTCCTCCGGAGCACAGGGATCCGTCGTCTGGGTAGCCGCGGACCTGCGAATTTCATGCGTCATCGGGGGCGCCCCCCAGAGCGTCGGCGGCCGCCTGACGACCGTCCTCCGGAAGAAGTCAAAGAGCTGGCAGATCGTACAGACCCACTACTCCCTGCCGGCGGACCGGATCGTTCGGATGGACGCCCTGGTCACCTTCGGGCAGATCGATGTCAACGACGACGGGAAAATCAGCTTCGAGGAAATCAAGATCTGGGTCCGGGACGTCACCCCGGAGTCCTTCCGGAACGCCGACCGCAACGGAGACGGTTACCTGAACCGGGAAGAGTACGAACTCCTTCGAAAAAAATAG